In Pseudodesulfovibrio hydrargyri, a single window of DNA contains:
- a CDS encoding TetR/AcrR family transcriptional regulator: protein MTEKTPGQRGRPRKFDREGALVKAMRTFWRLGYEGATLTDLQRAMGNISAPSFYAAFGSKEKLFHEAVNLYRSTVGTGTVRALTREPTARRAVETMLYGAVDAFCAEDTPPGCLIVLSTINTSKASRAIQDHLASIRLETTELIRKRLQRGIDEGDVPATADIAALASFYTTFLHGLSIQARDNVPREALVQAVDCAMAAWPRG, encoded by the coding sequence ATGACGGAGAAGACGCCGGGACAGCGCGGCAGGCCGAGGAAATTCGACAGGGAAGGGGCGCTGGTCAAAGCCATGCGCACGTTCTGGAGGCTGGGCTACGAAGGGGCGACTCTAACCGACCTGCAACGCGCCATGGGGAACATTTCGGCCCCGAGCTTTTATGCAGCGTTCGGCTCCAAGGAAAAACTCTTCCACGAGGCCGTCAATCTCTACCGCTCCACGGTGGGAACGGGGACGGTACGCGCACTGACGCGGGAGCCCACCGCCAGGCGAGCGGTCGAGACCATGCTCTACGGCGCGGTGGACGCCTTCTGCGCGGAGGACACGCCGCCGGGCTGCCTGATCGTGCTCTCCACGATCAACACGAGCAAGGCCAGCCGCGCCATCCAGGATCACCTGGCCTCCATTCGGCTGGAAACAACTGAACTCATAAGGAAAAGATTGCAGCGCGGGATAGACGAGGGGGACGTGCCCGCCACAGCCGACATCGCGGCCCTCGCTTCGTTCTACACGACCTTTCTCCACGGGCTCTCCATCCAGGCCCGCGACAACGTCCCCCGCGAAGCGCTGGTCCAGGCCGTGGACTGCGCCATGGCCGCCTGGCCCCGGGGATGA
- a CDS encoding nitroreductase family protein produces the protein MLNFTVDADKCTRCGECARDCPAGVIDMDGLPVVRPEREARCIECQHCLAICQPGALGVFGKDPADSLPLKGMFPVPAKMETLIMGRRSVRRYKKEGVDPALIRHLLDVASHAPTAVNGRPVTLTVMDDPAAMDRLRAEMTAEAVNLLHGDGFPAGWEHVADYVRGCEDGTDIIFRNAPHVLIASAPEDSFAPMADCHIVMSYFDLLASAHGLGTVWNGMVRAMLTEILPRFRTRLGIPENHLLACVMSFGWPAVKYHRTVQRPGGTIRRADF, from the coding sequence ATGTTGAATTTCACGGTGGATGCGGACAAGTGTACCCGTTGCGGGGAGTGCGCCAGGGACTGCCCGGCGGGCGTCATCGACATGGACGGCCTGCCCGTGGTCCGGCCCGAAAGGGAAGCCCGGTGCATCGAGTGTCAGCACTGCCTGGCAATATGCCAGCCCGGCGCGCTGGGTGTCTTCGGCAAGGACCCGGCCGACAGCCTGCCGCTCAAGGGCATGTTCCCGGTCCCGGCCAAGATGGAGACCCTGATCATGGGCCGCCGCTCCGTTCGTCGATACAAAAAGGAGGGCGTGGACCCGGCCCTGATCCGTCATCTGCTGGATGTCGCCTCGCACGCGCCCACGGCCGTGAACGGCCGTCCTGTTACCCTGACCGTGATGGACGACCCGGCCGCGATGGACCGGCTGCGCGCCGAGATGACCGCCGAGGCCGTGAACCTACTCCACGGGGACGGCTTTCCGGCAGGCTGGGAGCATGTGGCCGATTACGTGCGCGGCTGCGAGGACGGCACGGACATTATCTTCCGCAACGCCCCGCACGTGCTGATCGCCTCGGCCCCGGAGGATTCCTTCGCGCCCATGGCCGACTGCCACATCGTCATGAGCTATTTCGACCTGCTGGCGAGCGCCCACGGCCTGGGTACGGTCTGGAACGGCATGGTCCGCGCCATGCTCACGGAAATCCTGCCGCGGTTCCGGACCCGGCTCGGCATCCCGGAGAACCACCTTCTGGCCTGCGTCATGTCCTTCGGCTGGCCCGCGGTCAAATATCACCGCACGGTCCAGCGCCCCGGAGGAACCATCCGCCGGGCGGATTTCTAG
- a CDS encoding calcium-binding protein, translated as MADTTTQEMQISLPGNGNIEVYHLDGDIPVIFNFDPSNAVFSGENGNLVIAVEGGGTVILENYQALADSGHLPMFEMPGGEMIAGDTYLFAFNGADQNGDLETAAGNATSGSGAGQYNDDPGALYDGLNALGGQGDAYDPHAFPISDPVTGLLLDTAAAPENAAPTLDLSTSTVTFVSEDAKNNNMIGIYELDADGRPINPEIILLDSNAATPNQVLTTIEEGQELHYFLVVGATAASGPATLSQDPVTGEWSISFAGDSHSYEVRFDSATLNGYAEETFRFVDTPQGRQVLVDDQLLEPDDDDDFNDTIIQENANAGTGFDNTFYVGLGEVHIAGQAEISDADSANMSQAVITLTNAHAGDVLNVDAASLAALGITAAFDGTGTVITLTGDVPIANYEQALRLITFDNSLGNTMDTEARVIEVQVWDDAASPTGAASNVATTTLEVATSSIDAHTLIADAVSGNSASASTSSDAVTAATGNLLDSYGTEVSAAVAVDSVAGSWGSLSIAANGDWTYTPHDGTTIDTTGLDHPTVETFTYQVIDSASGAAETATLYIPVHIDASESNAVSGTSWGTDNNDAIYAHTDGSSIHAAGGNDLLYGGDGNDNLYGNAGHDYLNGGAGNDQLYGGDGNDYLFGGDGMDVLSGDNGNDLLWGGAENDLILAGNDDDTVFISSGHDTVSLGAGEDTIVIDPTYLTPGQGDASMNVVDFHIGENDHFDVSNLTGHEAIITTTSSSNDLVLTITDANHAGDDITITLQGAMTSVAHADITHSIDITATGDELNHLIQHIISTGTDT; from the coding sequence ATGGCCGACACAACCACACAAGAAATGCAGATTTCTCTGCCCGGCAATGGCAATATCGAGGTGTATCACCTTGACGGCGATATCCCGGTCATATTCAACTTCGACCCGAGCAACGCCGTGTTCTCCGGCGAGAACGGCAATCTCGTGATCGCCGTCGAAGGCGGCGGGACCGTCATCCTGGAAAACTACCAGGCGCTCGCCGACTCGGGCCACCTGCCGATGTTCGAGATGCCCGGCGGCGAGATGATCGCGGGCGACACCTACCTCTTCGCCTTCAACGGCGCCGACCAGAACGGCGATCTGGAGACCGCGGCTGGCAACGCCACCTCGGGCTCCGGCGCGGGCCAGTACAACGACGACCCCGGCGCGCTCTATGACGGCCTCAACGCCCTGGGCGGCCAGGGCGACGCCTACGACCCGCACGCCTTCCCGATCTCCGATCCGGTCACCGGCCTGCTGCTCGACACTGCCGCCGCCCCGGAGAACGCGGCCCCGACCTTGGATCTGTCCACCAGCACGGTCACCTTCGTCAGCGAGGACGCCAAGAACAACAACATGATCGGCATCTACGAGCTTGACGCGGACGGCAGGCCGATCAACCCGGAGATCATCCTCCTGGATTCGAACGCGGCCACGCCGAACCAGGTGCTGACCACCATCGAGGAGGGGCAGGAACTGCACTACTTCCTGGTCGTCGGAGCGACCGCGGCCAGCGGCCCCGCCACCTTGAGCCAGGATCCCGTCACCGGGGAATGGTCGATCTCCTTTGCAGGCGACTCCCATTCCTATGAGGTCCGCTTCGACAGCGCAACCCTCAACGGGTATGCCGAGGAGACCTTCAGATTCGTGGACACGCCCCAGGGACGCCAGGTACTGGTGGACGACCAGCTGCTGGAACCCGATGACGACGACGACTTCAACGATACCATCATCCAGGAAAACGCCAACGCGGGCACCGGATTCGACAATACGTTCTACGTGGGGCTCGGCGAGGTGCACATCGCCGGCCAGGCGGAGATATCCGACGCGGACTCCGCGAACATGTCCCAGGCGGTCATCACCCTGACCAACGCCCACGCCGGGGACGTCCTGAACGTGGACGCGGCCTCCCTGGCGGCCTTGGGCATCACGGCCGCTTTCGACGGCACGGGCACGGTGATCACCCTCACCGGCGACGTGCCCATCGCCAACTACGAGCAGGCCCTCCGCCTGATCACCTTCGACAATTCCCTGGGCAACACCATGGACACCGAGGCCCGGGTCATCGAGGTCCAGGTCTGGGACGACGCCGCCTCCCCCACCGGCGCGGCGAGCAACGTAGCCACGACGACCCTCGAGGTGGCCACCAGCAGCATCGACGCCCACACCCTGATCGCCGATGCCGTCAGCGGCAACAGCGCCTCGGCCTCGACCTCCAGCGACGCGGTCACCGCGGCGACCGGCAACCTGCTCGACAGCTACGGCACCGAAGTCTCGGCCGCGGTCGCCGTGGACTCGGTCGCGGGCTCCTGGGGGTCGCTGTCCATCGCCGCCAACGGCGATTGGACCTACACCCCGCACGACGGCACCACCATCGACACCACCGGCCTCGACCATCCCACCGTGGAGACGTTCACCTACCAGGTGATCGACAGCGCCAGCGGAGCGGCCGAGACGGCAACCCTGTACATCCCCGTGCACATCGACGCCTCGGAAAGCAACGCCGTTTCCGGCACGTCCTGGGGCACCGACAACAACGACGCCATCTATGCCCACACAGACGGCAGCAGCATCCACGCCGCCGGAGGCAACGACCTCCTGTACGGCGGCGACGGCAACGACAACCTGTACGGCAATGCGGGGCACGACTACCTCAACGGCGGTGCGGGCAACGACCAACTGTACGGCGGCGACGGCAACGACTACCTGTTCGGCGGCGACGGCATGGACGTCCTTTCGGGCGACAACGGAAATGACCTCCTCTGGGGCGGCGCCGAGAACGACCTCATCTTGGCGGGCAACGACGACGACACCGTGTTCATCAGCTCCGGACATGACACCGTGTCCCTCGGTGCGGGTGAGGACACCATCGTCATCGACCCGACCTACCTGACCCCGGGCCAAGGCGACGCGTCCATGAACGTCGTCGACTTCCACATTGGTGAAAACGACCACTTCGACGTCAGCAACCTGACCGGCCA